Proteins from one Emys orbicularis isolate rEmyOrb1 chromosome 2, rEmyOrb1.hap1, whole genome shotgun sequence genomic window:
- the OTUD1 gene encoding OTU domain-containing protein 1 has protein sequence MQLYSSVITHYPAAGAAAGGAGVFKVSLSAVPPSPDAASAAGQSPAAESPAKESLVPGGSGAAMTAFSSCLELMPGGPAAGPGGRPAAAPQYSSSAQITVSRRRPLERIVPIRIVQRPEPPVELAPASPQSRAWLEGILESMRQAGGDAEAAAAPHRPEEPSNHSLRLSEHCQALQAAASAQPDPAATCGEESGGQALPLPCSPLAEEEGPSPRRGPERSEKLALYLAEVEKQDKYLRHKGRFRFHIIPDGNCLYRAICKAVYGDQRLHSELREQTVHYIADHLHHFSPIIEGDVGEFLIGAAQDGAWAGYPELLAMGQMLNVNIHLTTGGRPESPTVSTMAHYLGPEDPARPSIWLSWLSNGHYDAVLDCVCPNPEYEAWCRQTQVQRRRDEELAKSMAMSLSKMYIEQNTCS, from the coding sequence ATGCAGCTTTATAGCTCCGTGATCACCCACTACCCGGCAGCGGGGGCGGCGGCAGGCGGGGCGGGCGTTTTCAAAGTCTCCCTGTCGGCGGTGCCCCCCTCTCCGGACGCAGCGAGCGCCGCGGGCCAGAGCCCGGCCGCCGAGAGCCCCGCTAAGGAGAGTCTGGTGCCCGGAGGCAGCGGTGCCGCCATGACTGCCTTCTCCTCCTGCCTGGAGCTGATGCCCGGCGGGCCCGCGGCGGGCCCGGGCGGCAGGCCGGCGGCGGCCCCGCAGTACAGCTCCAGCGCGCAGATCACCGTGAGCCGCAGGAGGCCGTTGGAGAGGATCGTGCCCATCCGCATCGTGCAGCGCCCCGAGCCCCCCGTTGAgctggccccggcctctccgcagaGCCGAGCCTGGCTCGAGGGCATCCTGGAGAGCATGAGACAAGCCGGCGGGGACGCGGAGGCCGCCGCAGCCCCGCACCGCCCGGAGGAGCCCAGCAACCACAGCCTCCGCCTAAGCGAGCACTGCCAGGCTCTGCAGGCGGCGGCCAGCGCCCAGCCCGACCCGGCCGCCACCTGCGGCGAGGAGAGCGgcggccaggccctgcccctgccctgctccccgctagcggagGAGGAGGGCCCCAGCCCGAGGAGGGGGCCGGAGCGGAGTGAGAAGCTGGCTCTCTACCTGGCCGAGGTGGAGAAGCAGGACAAATATCTGCGGCACAAGGGCCGGTTCCGCTTCCACATCATCCCCGATGGAAACTGCTTGTACCGCGCCATCTGCAAGGCCGTGTACGGGGACCAGCGGCTGCACAGCGAGCTCCGCGAGCAGACTGTGCACTACATCGCCGACCACCTGCACCATTTCAGCCCCATCATCGAGGGCGATGTGGGCGAGTTTCTCATCGGCGCCGCCCAGGACGGCGCTTGGGCTGGCtaccctgagctcctggccatgGGGCAGATGCTGAATGTAAACATTCATCTCACCACGGGCGGCAGGCCAGAGAGCCCCACCGTCTCCACTATGGCCCACTACCTGGGCCCTGAGGACCCGGCCCGGCCTAGCATCTGGCTGAGCTGGCTCAGCAATGGGCACTACGACGCTGTGCTGGACTGTGTGTGTCCTAACCCGGAGTACGAGGCCTGGTGCAGGCAGACTCAGGTGCAGCGGAGGCGGGACGAGGAGCTTGCCAAATCCATGGCCATGTCACTGTCTAAGATGTACATCGAGCAGAACACCTGCTCCTGA